The genome window GGTGATTTCCTTCAACAACCCCGCCTCGGTGAACTGGTGGAGCGTGTTGTAGACCGTGGCGAGGGAAACGCGCGCGCCCTCCGCGGCGGCCTCCTTGTGCAAGGCCTCGGCGGTGACGTGGCGATCGGGCTTCTCGAACAGCAACTTGGCGAGCGCGAGGCGCTGGCGCGTCGGCCGCAAGTTGACGGACCGCAACTGTTCGAGAACGTGTGAAAACGGTCGCGTGCGGTTCAGCATGTGTTTCGTCCCGGCTCCTGGCCGGCCCCCCGGTACGGCGGACTTTTGTCCTGCTCTCTGTATTAATTCAAATCCGGGGGCAAAACGCAACGAAAGAAGCCGACAAAACCCTCGGTTT of uncultured Alphaproteobacteria bacterium contains these proteins:
- a CDS encoding Fe2+/Zn2+ uptake regulation protein (fragment), producing the protein MLNRTRPFSHVLEQLRSVNLRPTRQRLALAKLLFEKPDRHVTAEALHKEAAAEGARVSLATVYNTLHQFTEAGLLKEITVDAGCSYFDTNVASHHHCYDEDTGTLTDIPAHNLQVVGSPAIPEGKTIRRIDIVVRVGD